The sequence below is a genomic window from Dioscorea cayenensis subsp. rotundata cultivar TDr96_F1 chromosome 6, TDr96_F1_v2_PseudoChromosome.rev07_lg8_w22 25.fasta, whole genome shotgun sequence.
ataaatataaaaagtgtttaccaaaaattttatgaaaagataCATCTAATCTTGAATTATCTAATATTTTGGCTTAAAACAAGATCAAAGGAAAAGGTTCATATAATTAAAACCAAATGGTTGGAATGGCTTGTTATTGTTGCAGGAAAACATTCAATTGTAGAAAGCATTAATACTAGAATTctcacacacatatatatatatatggataaacaACTTAAATGATCTTTTACCTTCTTCTGTGTGTCTACTTCGATCAcccagttttaaaaaattacaatttaatcTTTTACGCTTTTAGTTACTATTACTGATTTGGTCACTTTCGAGCATCTGACGGTCAGCAACGATCACATGTGACATACTTGAGGGACATCTTTCCGGGGCTGATTCGACTGGGATATGCAAAGTCAGATGCCAGCTCTGAGAAAGATATATCACGTATGTCACATGTGATCGCCGTTAACGACGTATGTTTAAATGACCAAAtcgtaacaaaaatttaaaaatacggGACCAAATCGTAACTTTTTAAAGCTGGAtgaccaaaatagaaacacaacaaaaataaaagaccaTCTAGATtatttaccatatatatatatatatatatatagatagatactTATAAAACAGCAGCTCTGCATAAATGccctataaaataataaataaacatcacCAGAAAAATCACAAAAGATGATCCAGTCAGGGCAACATGCTAGCACAAAATGAAAGATGTTAAATGACAGTACactatatacattatatataattgatttccAATTTTAATTAGGTCACcagaaaaaaaatttttccCCCAATTAAGAATTTCCAGTAAAATGATCTGAATATACAATGTAAAACCTTGCATGACCAAAATTCTTTCCATTGAGATCAGTGTTATAACACAGGAACACTCCCTTCTGTCTTCCCAGTCATTCCCAGAGCAGGGCCTGCACAAGCATTTGATACAGTCAATAAAGAAAGAGAGTTGTTCTggtaaaaatttcatttttatgcaCCAATATTTATGGTATCAACTTCAATTCTGTGAAAGTAGAAAACCTGCACAGATTCATGTAGCGGAGATCCGAAAAAGTATCACAAGATGCACTTGATTTATTCTAAAAATGAAACCAGAAAAGGAGACTACAATTTCATAATATAAGCAAAGATggcaacattattttttatcaatgaaACCTCCCGGTACTCAAATAGTTGCTGATTGAATAAATTAAGTTCAGAACACGCAAACTCTGCAACATTGCCTGAATGTAGGTATAATAAAGAGAATTGATTGTATGCGCCAGTATAAAAGTGAGTAATTGCTAATATGCACGTCAACTTCATGTTTGCCTATATGGTTAAAGGTTGGCATAAAAATCTTGGAAAAAGATAGATTTAAACTTTAAGCCAATCTTTAGTTTCCCTTCTCAATGTTGATGAAAAGAAACAGAGGTCTTCAgtctttttataagatatttttagcTGACTCCAAGTCAAATAATAATGATTCCTAAaggcatataagcaaatatgatttttttacaagGGTATAATAGCAATGACCCATTTTGTAGATGCATGCAAGCAAAAATATCTAGGAAAAACTACATGTTTGTCGAGGTACATAGTAATGGTGGTCATGTACATGTTATGCAGTATCATGTATATGTCCCATGGTTGTTGTTTCAAGGACCAAGTGATCAACTGTCagtaaaaatagaagaaagaaCAAATACTGCAGATTTTTCTGTTGAAGAAGCAATAATGATATGAAGAATGCAGTGACACGCTGGAAACAACTACAGGGAGACCAATGGGTTTCCTAGAatcttttcctatttttttaattttccagAAAGTTCCCGTGAACTTCATTCAAGGGTTGGCAATGGGCGTCCTATATCTATACGGCAAAATTGGATGCAACGTCATCATAGAAAGGCATTTCCAAGGATTTGGCTAGTAGGAAAAGAACAAGGCTGACAATGGAAAAATGCATGACGATGTACAAACTAGAAAGCATATGTAAATGTAGAAATCAGACATGCAAGAATTGTTCCTATAAATAAAAATCGGCCATCTTCAAACTGGTTTTTGATATTGACAGAACATATACAAACACATACAATCAGTACAAAACCACAGATGAAATTTTATTGGTTTACCTGACTCCCCAGAATATGAGAATATTGCTGAACTATATCTGGTTCTCATCAATCCAGTAGTTGTAGTTGCCGCAGGAAGACCAAGTCTTTGGATACTATTCCCTTGGAGATAGTTTGAAGAGCTGATTGTAGACGCTAATCCCCTAGAAATCTTTGAGCATGGTTCTAAACTTTGTGCAATCTTCTGATCTGGGTTAGGAACAGAAGCGGAGAAATATGTTCCCTCCTGATTTTCAAGGCAAAATGAAGCAGATGTTCAATAAGCAAACACCATTAGAAATACCAAAATAggagaaaaaatttcaattccaggaaaaaaacaaaaacaaaggagCTTCATACTTGATCAAATTGTGATACTTTGACTTTCCAACATAAGTAGTGGTTTGTTAATACTCAGTTGAGTTGGTACTACATTTAAGAAGTACTATTGGCAGAAGATGCAACTGGTCAATGTTGCTGAAGTTATCCAGAATAGTCTACATTCTGTCAGTTCAACCAGACATTGGTGGCAaaaaggttttttaaaaaaaaaaaaaactagaagttAATGGCAAAATCAGATTATGAGACCCTTATTTATGAAATGATCAAATGATTGGTTTGTCGAGAACCTTCATCCACAGTTTTATACATAGTCAAATCCAAACTAGTACCTTCTTCATAATTCATGAAAGATAAAGTGAAACATTACCATTTTCATTTCATGGGGCCTAAAAGTATCATATAGCAACTCCAGTTTTGACTCTATCAAGAAGATTGACTCCAAGTCTTTACAGACATTTTTATCTGCAGGTGGAAAGCTTAGTTGAGTGATGAAAGACCCAAATTAAAAGTCATCAGTCATGAGATGGCAAGGTTGtgaaagagaacaaaaagacATGACAACTACAATAGGATTTGTACTGTGAGAAATATCTGTCATATTCACTAGTCATATGAAGCTCATTTTCGATTAACCATGAGGGAGAGGTCTCAAAAAGCATGCCACATTAAAAACTTTCTAAGAACCAATAGCATACCATACTCTTGTAGAAATATAACAAATCTATGAATTCCGTATTTACATTTCTCCTTTTCAGAGTGTTGACATatccaataaagaaaaacacactcaaaagACCATTCATCATTAAAAAATGTTTGCATTAGCCTTAACTTGAGAAAATTAGTACACTCTTCTTGTATGCATTTTAACTAAAAATGCAGCTGAAAGTAGCCTTCTGCATTACTTAGCATGATGCAGTGCTAACAAATAATACCAACCAAACCGTGTCCAAAAATGATATTTATCTGCACTCCCCGCTGGCAAACAGTATGGTTGCAGCGAATAGATGGTACAGTATTATTTGCTATAACTCCTCTCTTTTATACCAAATTGCTGGTTGACTTTATCATAAACATCACTCTGATGCTTCCGTTGGATTCAGAATTCCATTGTCACCACGAACCTACCTTGTTTATTCACAATCAAGCCTTTCCAATTAACAATAGGTTGAACATAGAGCAGACATCCATGATGGGAATGTATCACGGAAATATTTAGTAGATAATCACAACAGGAAATCAAATTAACATAAGTTTCATCTGATTTGTAAAGTTAGCAAAATCTGGTCCACTATCTATTTGTTTGAGATAGTTATGAGGACTCAGAGGAAGGAACTATCCAAAACTGTAGAGAATATTTGCATTTATAACAAGAGGAGCATTAAAGAAATAACAGACAAACAGTGATACTGAAATAAAGTCCTAACAAGGAAAGAAACCACAAACCTTCTTCTGAGAAACATCAGTTTTGTGTGATGTGATTTGTGAAGGCAGCAAATCTTTGTCCTTGACTAAGTTGGCACTTAAGGAATAACCACCATGTTCTTTTACAGATGCCTGACGATAAAGATCGCCAAGAGCTAACCGGAGACGATGGTTTCCTTGTAAGTGGTAAATTTTGGTGGCAAGTGGAATGGGAGCATCtgatatcatttgaaaatattgaaatgTGTTACTCATCTTTGGGTATGACCCAATCAAAAAACATGCATAGCTAACACTGCTAAACAAGCTCTGGAAATATATTTAAGAGctgcaataataataaaatcgcCTGATATgagtcaaataataataataataataataataatgacaatatattttaaaaaaaaaaaattcaggttCACCAGCATTCAACATATtgcaaatcatataaaaaagaaagaaatagggCATTTAACCATTATAAGTATCCAGAACATCCGatcagaaagaagaagaaaaaaaaatctaagaagTTGCCTTTTGGTACTCCAGATGGTGAAGAAACGAGGCCACTCTCCCCATCCAACTTTGACTGTGAATCAGCTATACCATTCCCATCCAGAGGGTGGCAATTTTCTAGCTCCCCCACTGTTGTGCATTTGTCTAGGATATGTTAAGATCTTAAATCAACTAAACACTTACGTTAGAGAGAAAACTGTAATTTAACCTTAAAGGAATAAAAACTACAAATGATAGCACAATAGCAATATATTTAACTGATATGGCATAGCATTAAGACAACAGCTAATGTGACCATGACAAAAGTGGTACCTTGATACCAGTCTAGAACAAAATGGAAAGGTGAAGTCCATGGTTCAATAACTATTGAGTCAAAAGTAGACCATAAAAATACTTATGTGGCTTTCTTATTTGGGCATCTGTGAGGCATATTGCATTCGATTAAGATAAACATTAGAGTATATGGAGCCTTGCACCCTCCTCTACCTTCATTCAATCCAATGCATTAAAAGTGTATAAAGCTTAATGTAAACACATTAATTAGGCATGCAGGCCAATGCAACAAATTCACCTCTAGCGCTTGTAATAATTAACTTACCCTATCAGGTGGCAGGACCCAAAGATTACCCTGAATTAAGACTTCCTTAATATGATTGCTTGCATGTTTCTCCAGTCAGCctttaaaggaaaataaattttacatactaaattatttaaaaggcAATAAAGATGGAAACTAGAATGCATTAATATAACTGATTTAACCAAGTCTACGGTCCTACCTTGGACAAGGCTTAGTTAATCTCTATGAAAATTTACCCATCGATAAAGCTAAACAGAATTAGAGACAAAATCAAGGCTCACCGCCCTAACGTTGCGAAACAAAATTAGCAAAATAATACTATTCTAAACAACTATATCAAAAGTAGGATATTTCATTTGAATAGCAATGACTTTGTTTTGCATCAAGGAGAATAATGCACGCACGCCAGTCACATTGCATTcttagatttgattttttttttttctcagattttgGTTCTATAAAGTCATGGTAACATGGTACAGTAAAATTTGTAGTGCAAGGATATTCCTTGAGCCTCAACTTTGCTATACTCCCCACCTTTTCAAACATGTTTCGCACACAGATTCACAGCTTATTCCCCTTCATGAAGACCAAAGGTTGGAAACAATACTATCAAGGATAAGTTGAGAACAATCAGAGTTATGCAATTCAAGGTTCAAGGTTCTGGTTCATGGCTTGTCATGAGCATCAAATGCCAGTTAAAGGTGCCTTTCTTTGTAAACAAGAAGAGGAAAGCACCCAGGGTAACACAAGAATAAATGTCAACAATAACAGAAAAAAACACACAGTCAATATGAGCTTATGGCTTAAACATGTTCTAAATAATTAAGATGGGATACGGTCAGCAGCTTGGAGCTTCTCTCTGCCCTTTCTTGGGGGCTTCTTATGTTTCCCATTACTATTACACTCCTTTTTAGGTTCCTCCTTAAAGTTCAGTGGCACACAGCGCTCTGCAAAAATCAGTTGTATATTTGATACACAAGTTCACCAATCATGATAACAGGATAATAACTAAAAAGGAAAGCAGCAGCCAAAGCaacatgtttatttatttattcctaaGAAAACATTTGTTATCAGAACAGTTGATGGTTGATGGTAGACAAAACAGCAGCACCTTTGGTTGTGGACAATGTCATCACAAAAGCATAGTGGGGCAAACATACACACGGTTGAGTAATAGTAGCTACCTGCAACCTTTGGAGACAAGAAATGAATCTCGGCTCAATATAGTGATTAACTTCAGTGTTAGGATATCTCCCGTTGCCACTTTTATATATGTAGGTAGATTTTCAGTAGGAGCTGACAGATGTTAAACTTTTTTGGCAGACTCCCCCATAAATGAAATTCTCACCAGGCTGTCTTATTGTGACCATAAAAATGTCTTGGTAGAACTCATTAATAACGACAATTCATACAGTTACAGATATATTGAAATAACAGTGTCTACAAACATGGCATATCATAACCTCATTAATTTCTGCATGATCattttaatcaataattttcaCATAATACTCAAAAAGCTTGCTGCAATAACAACAATTTTAAGACCTTGAAGTATATAGGAAAACAGATTAGTATGAAACGACTTCTAAGGAACAGATAAATTGTTGAAAGCTTGAACATTATAGACAGCATAATTCTGCCCTCGGTAATGATTGTAAATTTGGAACACACTCCTGAGCATTTGGCTTGAGTTACgaaacattaaaataaacagAGATTTATCATAAGTCCCCACCAATACTCTCTTGTGGAAACATATATGATTAAACGGGCGAGTTTTTGTACACTTTAAGCTATACAATCAGAACAAGGACTTTTGGTTAGAAAACTGACCTGCATGAGCTGCATATTGACTGGCTTTGACTGGCTTCTTACAAGCATTACAACAGACCTTCACTATAAACACTACCATTAGGAACAAGTGCAGCAGCAAACTATACGTATAATGAACTCATAACCACTTGATGTAGGAGATAAGCATAATTGTTCCATCACCACTCTAATGGCAAATCAACAACTAAATTAAGCAAATTGATATTTTCAGAATTACCAGATGCAAAGGATCTGTTAATGGCCTCGAATCAAATACATGCATATCTGCAAAGAGGAGAAACAAGAGATATTGGAATTTTACGGCAAGAAAATGGGGGAAACTTGACTGAAAACTGAACAAATTCTGCATCCAATATCTAAGGATAACAATACAGCATACATCTTCAACATATAAAAATTCGATCAGTAAAACAGCACAAGTTTCTTGAGCCTTGATTGATATAAATAGGCACCTTAACTGAAGTGTTCTTTCAGAGGACCAAAAGATAATCATTTGATTTTCACCAGGCAGAGTTGTATCTCAAGAAGCTGGTTAAATCATATTCTGAAGCATATAATTTATCCCTGACCATGGCGTTaattaagaaagaaagcaaaCCAGCTCACAAGTTTGCAAGTTGATCATATGACATACTGACAAAGAAAATAATGCCCAGACCCATCAAGAGGAGGTTGGTCAAAATTGAAAGTACGAGAATGACCAATCCACACACTGTTGCTGAATTAAACAAGATTTCTTAGgtgaataaatacaaaataatggTCTGCAGTCTTAACGGTAGGCTAGCAAATGGATAAATGATTAAGCAGATCCATCAAACAGGCTGCAGAAGACTCATTTATGAAAGTCATTTGCATAGTTTCCTACATGGCCACCTAGGCAGCCTTTGGATGCcacaaaacaaacatatatgcaccgttttctttttaaaaaacaagGACCTCCCTCTCCTGGTTTACATTATAACAACATTGGTCACACATAAACAACCATcccaaaaaacataaattccacAGGTTTTTCCAATAAGACTTTATGAGTACATTATTGTTAATGCTTCTTGCTTATCAGCATCACTATTCAGTGTTTCTTTGGCAATGCAGTGGTTACCTTGATaacaaaactattttctttACCATGGCCACATCAGAACTACACAAtataatgatgataaaaaaaccAGATCCAACCATGGTGGTCAGTCAACTAGTAGATATCGGATGAAATGATAACTTCTGATCACTTGGTATACAAAGTGCCTccgaaatttttaatttaaagaaagcataaataCCTTCTTCTTCAAGTAAATTTTCTTCATCTGCATCATGAAACTCTTTGTGTATCTTCTGCCTGGCAATTTTCTCGAGGTTTGCCTCCTCTGTCAAACAGATAAGATGAAGAGACTACTTAAAGTTGAGACATCCATCCAATGTGCTAAATGCACCTTCTAGAaagtaaaaacttaaataataatttctt
It includes:
- the LOC120263693 gene encoding uncharacterized protein LOC120263693 isoform X1 — translated: MVCTIGDGRMAAMVRLLKIESSPEITAEEANLEKIARQKIHKEFHDADEENLLEEEDMHVFDSRPLTDPLHLVCCNACKKPVKASQYAAHAERCVPLNFKEEPKKECNSNGKHKKPPRKGREKLQAADHKCTTVGELENCHPLDGNGIADSQSKLDGESGLVSSPSGVPKDAPIPLATKIYHLQGNHRLRLALGDLYRQASVKEHGGYSLSANLVKDKDLLPSQITSHKTDVSQKKEGTYFSASVPNPDQKIAQSLEPCSKISRGLASTISSSNYLQGNSIQRLGLPAATTTTGLMRTRYSSAIFSYSGESGPALGMTGKTEGSVPVL
- the LOC120263693 gene encoding uncharacterized protein LOC120263693 isoform X2 translates to MVCTIGDGRMAAMVRLLKIESSPEITAEEANLEKIARQKIHKEFHDADEENLLEEEDMHVFDSRPLTDPLHLVCCNACKKPVKASQYAAHADAPIPLATKIYHLQGNHRLRLALGDLYRQASVKEHGGYSLSANLVKDKDLLPSQITSHKTDVSQKKEGTYFSASVPNPDQKIAQSLEPCSKISRGLASTISSSNYLQGNSIQRLGLPAATTTTGLMRTRYSSAIFSYSGESGPALGMTGKTEGSVPVL